A single region of the Nocardioides ochotonae genome encodes:
- a CDS encoding FdrA family protein, with protein sequence MSTAVSSETGPGTGTSHVELRSGAYADSVALLQVSRSVQGVAGVRAAQVAMATPLNIEVLTSMGFAVPDAAGPNDMVVAVRVDDEDALAGALAAVDEALRAAGKRSTGASADVAPHRTTATALRDAEDGAVALVSVPGQHALVEAMDALDAGRDVMIFSDNVPVEQEVALKRIAADRGLLVMGPDCGTAVVGGVGLGFANVVRPGPVGIVAASGTGCQQLLSLLDHAGVGVTSALGVGGRDLSAEVGGLATREGLRRLDADADVELVVVVSKPPAASVATELEQYAASLETPVELALLGAGQPDLTAAAERVLTRLGVPVPAWPVWGSARAATGPLLRGLFAGGTLAGEARLIAAEALGEVTSAPAALAGDTHAVVDFGDDELTTGRAHPMIDPTLRLEHLARVGADPRTGVVLLDVVLGHGAEDDPAGSLAPALAAVAAPVLVTVVGTGADPQDLERQVRLLAEAGAEVHLSNAGATRRALELLEARA encoded by the coding sequence ATGAGCACAGCCGTCAGTTCCGAGACCGGTCCCGGCACCGGCACGTCCCACGTCGAGCTGCGCTCGGGTGCGTACGCCGACTCCGTCGCCCTGCTCCAGGTCAGCCGCAGCGTCCAGGGGGTCGCCGGGGTCCGCGCGGCCCAGGTCGCGATGGCCACGCCGCTCAACATCGAGGTGCTGACCTCAATGGGCTTCGCGGTGCCGGACGCAGCCGGGCCCAACGACATGGTGGTGGCGGTGCGCGTCGACGACGAGGACGCGCTCGCCGGTGCCCTCGCCGCGGTCGACGAGGCGCTGCGCGCGGCCGGCAAGCGCTCGACCGGTGCCAGCGCCGACGTCGCGCCGCACCGCACCACCGCCACCGCCCTGCGCGACGCCGAGGACGGCGCGGTCGCGCTGGTCTCGGTGCCCGGCCAGCACGCGCTGGTCGAGGCCATGGACGCCCTCGACGCCGGGCGCGACGTGATGATCTTCAGTGACAACGTCCCGGTCGAGCAGGAGGTCGCGCTCAAGCGCATCGCCGCCGACCGCGGCCTGCTCGTGATGGGCCCGGACTGCGGCACCGCCGTCGTCGGCGGCGTCGGTCTCGGGTTCGCCAACGTGGTGCGACCGGGCCCGGTGGGCATCGTCGCCGCCTCGGGCACCGGCTGCCAGCAGCTGCTCTCGCTCCTCGACCACGCGGGCGTCGGGGTGACCTCGGCGCTCGGCGTCGGCGGCCGCGACCTGTCCGCGGAGGTGGGTGGCCTGGCCACCCGCGAGGGGCTGCGCCGCCTCGACGCCGACGCCGACGTGGAGCTCGTCGTCGTGGTCTCCAAGCCCCCGGCCGCCTCCGTGGCCACCGAGCTGGAGCAGTACGCCGCGTCGCTCGAGACCCCCGTGGAGCTCGCGCTGCTCGGCGCCGGGCAGCCCGACCTGACCGCCGCCGCGGAGCGGGTGCTCACGCGGCTCGGCGTACCGGTCCCGGCCTGGCCGGTGTGGGGCAGCGCCCGCGCCGCCACCGGCCCGCTGCTGCGCGGGCTCTTCGCCGGCGGCACGCTGGCCGGCGAGGCCCGCCTGATCGCCGCCGAGGCGCTCGGGGAGGTCACCAGCGCGCCCGCCGCGCTCGCCGGCGACACCCACGCGGTCGTGGACTTCGGCGACGACGAGCTCACCACCGGCCGTGCGCACCCGATGATCGACCCGACCCTGCGCCTGGAGCACCTCGCCCGGGTGGGCGCCGACCCGCGCACCGGCGTCGTGCTGCTCGACGTCGTGCTCGGCCACGGCGCCGAGGACGACCCGGCCGGCTCGCTGGCGCCTGCGCTCGCCGCCGTCGCCGCCCCGGTGCTGGTGACGGTGGTCGGCACCGGCGCCGACCCCCAGGACCTGGAGCGGCAGGTCCGGCTGCTGGCCGAGGCCGGCGCCGAGGTCCACCTTTCCAACGCCGGCGCGACCCGCCGCGCCCTCGAGCTGCTGGAGGCCCGCGCATGA
- a CDS encoding PucR family transcriptional regulator, which yields MHILIDPHREDSAIAALARVDALHSALTQIVLEGGDLRGIAAEVARVLGVGVMVTSSDGREWAGAMPDDQRALLVAEDLVDDTGRLRVERIGPSGSPAGAGEVRSLRVAASGVDLARLVCLRPEAPIDSDDIHALERAAAVAALLITREQAVTAVENKYQGDFLRDLFLRRAGDADYVAEHAETFGWELRRPVVVVVAAIDPLGADEPPVSRASQRSWQERFAAAWSQVTRSLDPGIPCVDFTSEVVALLPVELGPNPTSEGYPGEDVVRRTITAVTGDRGGGRRPFSVGVSRVAASVDALPEAYAQARRAVEIGHRVHGGASTTFFDQLGLHRLIALVPDPAELHAFTRDVLGPLAETTPEAADLRETLQVLIDTNFNVAEAARTQFFHYNTMRYRVSKLERLLGPLSSDPHLRLDVAVALRVLEITT from the coding sequence GTGCACATCTTGATAGACCCTCATCGGGAGGACAGCGCGATCGCGGCGCTCGCCCGTGTCGACGCGCTCCACTCGGCGCTGACCCAGATCGTGCTCGAGGGCGGCGACCTGCGGGGCATCGCCGCGGAGGTGGCCCGGGTGCTGGGCGTCGGGGTCATGGTGACCTCCAGCGACGGCCGCGAGTGGGCCGGCGCGATGCCCGACGACCAGCGGGCGCTGCTCGTCGCGGAGGACCTCGTCGACGACACCGGCCGGCTGCGGGTGGAGCGGATCGGCCCCTCGGGCTCCCCGGCGGGCGCCGGCGAGGTGCGCTCGCTGCGCGTCGCGGCGAGCGGGGTGGACCTGGCCCGGCTGGTCTGCCTGCGCCCGGAGGCCCCGATCGACTCCGACGACATCCACGCCCTCGAGCGGGCGGCCGCGGTGGCGGCGCTGCTGATCACCCGCGAGCAGGCGGTGACCGCCGTCGAGAACAAGTACCAGGGCGACTTCCTGCGCGACCTCTTCCTGCGTCGCGCGGGCGATGCGGACTACGTCGCCGAGCACGCCGAGACCTTCGGGTGGGAGCTGCGCCGTCCGGTGGTCGTGGTCGTCGCGGCGATCGACCCGCTCGGCGCGGACGAGCCGCCGGTGTCGCGCGCCAGCCAGCGCTCGTGGCAGGAGCGCTTCGCCGCCGCCTGGAGCCAGGTGACCCGCAGCCTGGACCCCGGCATCCCGTGCGTCGACTTCACCTCCGAGGTGGTGGCGCTGCTGCCCGTGGAGCTCGGGCCGAACCCGACGTCGGAGGGCTACCCCGGCGAGGACGTCGTACGACGCACGATCACCGCGGTCACCGGCGACCGCGGTGGCGGGCGCCGCCCGTTCTCGGTCGGCGTGAGCCGGGTGGCGGCCAGCGTCGACGCGCTGCCGGAGGCCTACGCGCAGGCACGGCGCGCGGTCGAGATCGGCCACCGCGTGCACGGCGGTGCCTCGACGACGTTCTTCGACCAGCTCGGGCTGCACCGGCTGATCGCGCTGGTCCCGGACCCGGCCGAGCTGCACGCGTTCACCCGCGACGTGCTCGGCCCGCTCGCCGAGACCACGCCCGAGGCGGCCGACCTGCGCGAGACCCTCCAGGTGCTCATCGACACCAACTTCAACGTCGCCGAGGCCGCGCGCACGCAGTTCTTCCACTACAACACGATGCGCTACCGGGTCTCCAAGCTGGAGCGGCTGCTCGGGCCGCTCTCCTCCGACCCGCACCTGCGCCTCGACGTCGCCGTCGCGCTGCGGGTGCTGGAGATCACGACCTGA
- a CDS encoding DUF2877 domain-containing protein yields MPPSPSSATATAVIAASAPARVRDLLAAQPDGTTPVVHRGSQAVYVEVQGNCVGVVAATATAVPCALQVAGDFVPAAGRAAIRDGVLHLDDAALRIGRIRDVRVPRLTGVLAAGPAPLSADEVAALVGVGDGLTPYGDDVLCGWLGAHRAAGVATPDVDDAVRALAHRTTLLSATLLDCAVRGEVLAEFADWLRSLGTPREPAAAATLASIGHTSGLGLLRGARRALTALGIRAEVAA; encoded by the coding sequence GTGCCTCCCTCCCCCTCGTCCGCCACGGCCACCGCCGTGATCGCGGCGAGCGCGCCGGCACGCGTCCGCGACCTCCTCGCGGCCCAGCCCGACGGCACGACCCCGGTGGTGCACCGCGGCTCGCAGGCGGTGTACGTCGAGGTGCAGGGGAACTGCGTCGGCGTGGTCGCCGCCACCGCGACCGCGGTCCCGTGCGCGCTGCAGGTGGCCGGGGACTTCGTGCCCGCCGCCGGGCGCGCCGCGATCCGCGACGGGGTGCTGCACCTCGACGACGCGGCGCTGCGCATCGGGCGGATCCGCGACGTCCGGGTCCCCCGCCTGACCGGGGTCCTCGCCGCCGGCCCCGCGCCACTGTCGGCCGACGAGGTCGCCGCACTGGTCGGCGTGGGCGACGGCCTCACGCCGTACGGCGACGACGTGCTGTGCGGCTGGCTGGGCGCCCACCGGGCCGCCGGTGTGGCCACTCCCGACGTCGACGACGCGGTCCGCGCGCTCGCGCACCGCACCACCCTGCTCTCCGCGACCCTCCTCGACTGCGCCGTGCGCGGCGAGGTGCTCGCGGAGTTCGCGGACTGGCTGCGCTCCCTGGGCACCCCCCGGGAGCCCGCGGCCGCGGCCACCCTCGCTTCCATCGGCCACACCTCCGGCCTCGGTCTGCTGCGCGGCGCCCGGCGCGCGCTGACCGCCCTCGGCATCCGGGCGGAGGTCGCTGCATGA
- a CDS encoding FAD binding domain-containing protein, with the protein MKPAPFAYHRPTTLAEALETLAGESYAKVLAGGQSLVPLLSMRIAAPHALVDINAIPGLDTIEVSEAGVRVGALVRHADLLAHPDVRRVQPLVPEALAHVAHATIRNRGTTVGSIVHADAAAEMPVVLSLLGGSVEAASTAGTRTIPAGDLFLGPLESALRPDEIATSAFFPALPAGAGVAFEEISRRQGDYALAGVAVVVHGESVRAGFVSVSDVPTVVDLTGVPDDELGEAALAHLDPAEDIHATADYRAQLVRTLVRRVVTKAREAAA; encoded by the coding sequence GTGAAGCCTGCTCCGTTCGCCTACCACCGACCGACCACCCTCGCCGAGGCTCTGGAGACCCTCGCCGGCGAGAGCTACGCGAAGGTGCTCGCGGGCGGACAGAGCCTGGTGCCGCTGCTCTCGATGCGCATCGCGGCACCGCACGCCCTGGTCGACATCAACGCGATCCCCGGCCTCGACACCATCGAGGTGTCCGAGGCCGGGGTCCGCGTCGGAGCGCTGGTGCGTCACGCCGACCTGCTGGCCCACCCCGACGTACGACGGGTGCAGCCGCTGGTCCCCGAGGCGCTCGCCCACGTCGCCCACGCCACGATCCGCAACCGCGGCACCACCGTCGGCTCGATCGTCCACGCCGACGCCGCCGCCGAGATGCCGGTGGTGCTGAGCCTGCTCGGCGGCTCGGTCGAGGCCGCCTCGACCGCGGGCACCCGCACGATCCCGGCCGGGGATCTGTTCCTCGGCCCCCTGGAGTCCGCACTGCGGCCCGACGAGATCGCGACCTCGGCGTTCTTCCCCGCGCTGCCCGCCGGGGCAGGGGTGGCGTTCGAGGAGATCTCGCGGCGCCAGGGCGACTACGCCCTGGCCGGCGTCGCCGTTGTCGTGCACGGCGAGAGCGTGCGCGCGGGCTTCGTGTCGGTGAGCGACGTCCCCACGGTCGTCGACCTCACCGGCGTCCCTGACGACGAGCTGGGCGAGGCCGCACTGGCGCACCTCGACCCGGCCGAAGACATCCACGCCACCGCCGACTACCGCGCGCAGCTCGTGCGCACCCTGGTCCGGCGTGTGGTCACCAAGGCTCGGGAGGCTGCGGCATGA
- a CDS encoding YlbE family protein, whose translation MSTPTAPVSSVVNVGADLLADAVASQAVDVARVDWRPPLPGTESDLATVAADPLRRDANARAVAAYHGVTARLVDVVPASEALGLEPGQFLHAGPPITWDRASGPLRGALLGGAAFEGLVEDPEDAAALFEAGSSVSLEPCHHRGTVGPMAGVVTPSMWMFVLEDVETGRRTHCSLNEGLGKVLRYGAYSPDVLERLRWMRDVLGPLLQGSVRAVRDSAGPVDVTGILTQMLQMGDEAHNRNRAGTLMLLRDLAPAMVLESERGGGLSPADVAEGLRFIGGNDHFFLNLAMPACKLALDAARGIEGSTMVVAMARNGTDFGIQTAGTGDEWFTGPAQLADGLFLGDYGPDDANPDIGDSAITETAGIGGFAMATAPAIVRLVGGTVPDALATTRRMHEIALAENPRWSVPVLDFQGTPTGIDVTRVCRTGILPQINTGMAGKVAGVGQVGAGLVTPPEEIFPKALARLAELTRERAQA comes from the coding sequence ATGAGCACCCCCACCGCCCCCGTGTCCTCCGTCGTCAACGTCGGCGCCGACCTGCTCGCCGACGCCGTCGCCAGCCAGGCCGTCGACGTCGCCCGGGTGGACTGGCGCCCGCCGCTGCCCGGCACCGAGTCCGACCTGGCCACCGTCGCGGCCGACCCGCTGCGCCGTGACGCCAACGCCCGCGCGGTCGCGGCGTACCACGGCGTGACGGCTCGACTGGTCGACGTCGTGCCCGCCTCCGAGGCGCTCGGCCTGGAGCCGGGGCAGTTCCTGCACGCCGGCCCGCCGATCACCTGGGACCGCGCGTCCGGCCCGCTGCGCGGTGCGCTGCTCGGCGGCGCAGCCTTCGAGGGCCTGGTCGAGGACCCCGAGGACGCTGCGGCGCTCTTCGAGGCCGGCTCGTCGGTCTCCCTGGAGCCCTGCCACCACCGCGGCACCGTCGGCCCGATGGCCGGCGTGGTCACCCCGAGCATGTGGATGTTCGTCCTCGAGGACGTCGAGACCGGGCGGCGTACCCACTGCTCGCTCAACGAGGGCCTGGGCAAGGTGCTGCGCTACGGCGCCTACTCCCCCGACGTGCTCGAGCGGCTGCGCTGGATGCGTGACGTGCTCGGCCCGCTGCTGCAGGGCTCGGTGCGCGCGGTGCGCGACTCCGCGGGTCCCGTGGACGTGACCGGCATCCTCACCCAGATGCTCCAGATGGGCGACGAGGCGCACAACCGCAACCGCGCCGGCACCTTGATGCTGCTGCGCGACCTCGCCCCCGCGATGGTGCTGGAGAGCGAGCGCGGCGGCGGGCTGAGCCCCGCCGACGTCGCCGAGGGCCTGCGCTTCATCGGCGGCAACGACCACTTCTTCCTCAACCTCGCGATGCCCGCCTGCAAGCTCGCGCTCGACGCGGCCCGCGGCATCGAGGGCTCGACGATGGTCGTGGCGATGGCGCGCAACGGCACCGACTTCGGCATCCAGACCGCCGGCACGGGCGATGAGTGGTTCACCGGTCCCGCCCAGCTCGCCGACGGGCTCTTCCTCGGCGACTACGGCCCGGACGACGCCAACCCCGACATCGGCGACTCGGCCATCACCGAGACCGCCGGCATCGGCGGCTTCGCGATGGCCACCGCCCCCGCGATCGTGCGCCTCGTCGGCGGCACCGTCCCCGACGCCCTCGCCACCACCCGCCGCATGCACGAGATCGCCCTCGCGGAGAACCCGCGCTGGTCGGTGCCCGTCCTGGACTTCCAGGGCACCCCGACGGGCATCGACGTGACCCGCGTCTGCCGCACCGGCATCCTGCCGCAGATCAACACCGGCATGGCCGGCAAGGTCGCGGGCGTCGGCCAGGTCGGCGCCGGGCTGGTCACCCCGCCCGAAGAGATCTTCCCGAAGGCGCTCGCCCGCCTCGCCGAGCTCACCCGCGAGCGCGCGCAGGCCTGA
- a CDS encoding uracil-xanthine permease family protein has product MSMFKWDLVDPGPGEAVAPHQRLAWGKTVGLGAQHVVAMFGATFVFPIVMGLDANLAIMMSGVATICFLLIVKGKVPSYLGTSAAFVGGATAIYSYSGEGGPGGPADVTGAILVAGVVLALVGVVIHFLGADAVNAVLPPVVTGAVVMLIGFNLAPVATQTYMPADPWVAIITMAAVILMAVGLRGFLGRVAIFLGLIFGYVLSWVFDLVFGKTSLPVPSNPDPGPHNRVDWSGVTDAAWFGFPGRTEGGLVGNQNLAGNLDAVGWHTPAFSITFVLLVLPAVIALVAENVGHVKAVSEMTGADLDPVMGRAVGADGVATVIATSVGGSPTTTYAENIGVMAATRVYSTAAYFVAALVAILLGLVPKFGAIVNATPPAVLGGITLVLYGMIGLLGAKIWRENGVNFANPVNLVPIGAGIILAIGEAQLKFTDDFVLTGIALGTLVVVLGYHVARLVAPSDRDDGAVITVGRPGTNVEDHAAPHHHDHKH; this is encoded by the coding sequence ATGTCGATGTTCAAGTGGGATCTCGTCGATCCCGGGCCCGGTGAGGCGGTCGCGCCGCACCAGCGCCTCGCCTGGGGCAAGACCGTGGGCCTCGGCGCCCAGCACGTCGTCGCGATGTTCGGGGCGACGTTCGTCTTCCCGATCGTGATGGGCCTCGACGCCAACCTCGCGATCATGATGAGCGGCGTCGCGACCATCTGCTTCCTGCTGATCGTCAAGGGCAAGGTGCCGAGCTATCTGGGCACGTCCGCCGCGTTCGTCGGCGGCGCGACCGCGATCTACTCCTACTCCGGCGAGGGCGGCCCCGGCGGCCCCGCCGACGTGACCGGAGCGATCCTGGTCGCCGGCGTGGTGCTCGCGCTGGTCGGCGTGGTCATCCACTTCCTGGGCGCGGACGCCGTCAACGCGGTGCTGCCGCCGGTGGTCACCGGCGCCGTGGTGATGCTCATCGGCTTCAACCTGGCGCCGGTCGCCACCCAGACCTACATGCCTGCCGACCCCTGGGTCGCGATCATCACGATGGCCGCCGTCATCTTGATGGCCGTCGGCCTGCGCGGCTTCCTCGGACGCGTCGCAATCTTCCTGGGCCTGATCTTCGGCTACGTCCTCTCCTGGGTCTTCGACCTGGTGTTCGGCAAGACCTCGCTGCCGGTGCCGAGCAACCCCGACCCGGGCCCGCACAATCGCGTCGACTGGTCGGGGGTCACGGATGCGGCCTGGTTCGGCTTCCCCGGACGCACCGAGGGCGGCCTGGTCGGCAACCAGAACCTCGCCGGCAACCTCGACGCCGTGGGCTGGCACACCCCCGCCTTCTCGATCACCTTCGTGCTGCTGGTGCTGCCGGCCGTGATCGCCCTCGTCGCCGAGAACGTCGGCCACGTCAAGGCGGTCTCGGAGATGACCGGCGCGGACCTCGACCCGGTCATGGGACGCGCGGTGGGCGCCGACGGTGTCGCCACCGTCATCGCCACCTCGGTCGGCGGCTCGCCGACCACGACGTACGCCGAGAACATCGGCGTCATGGCCGCCACCCGCGTCTACTCGACGGCCGCCTACTTCGTCGCCGCGCTGGTCGCGATCCTGCTCGGTCTGGTGCCGAAGTTCGGGGCCATCGTCAACGCGACCCCGCCGGCCGTCCTCGGCGGCATCACCCTGGTCCTCTACGGGATGATCGGCCTGCTCGGTGCGAAGATCTGGCGGGAGAACGGCGTCAACTTCGCCAACCCGGTCAACCTGGTGCCGATCGGCGCTGGAATCATCCTCGCGATCGGCGAGGCACAGCTGAAGTTCACCGACGACTTCGTCCTCACCGGCATCGCCCTCGGCACCCTGGTGGTCGTCCTCGGCTACCACGTGGCCCGCCTCGTGGCGCCGTCGGACCGTGACGACGGCGCGGTGATCACCGTGGGGCGTCCCGGCACCAACGTCGAGGACCACGCGGCACCCCACCACCACGACCACAAGCACTGA